Below is a genomic region from Virgibacillus dokdonensis.
CGATGAAAAGATTGATTGTCTTTAAACACTCCTGCATCTTGTAAAATACGTACGAACGTATTACCGACTTCTTTACGCACAATTTCTCTTGCTTCTTCTGTAGTTTGTACATCTGGATACTGCTTTTTTAAGTTGTCTGCCCAAACGCTATGATGCTCCGCTACTTGCTGCTGTCCATGTAATAAATAGCTCTCTATTTCAGCTAATTCTTGCTTCAAACGGGCTGGCAATACAGCTAAGCCCATCACTTCTATTAATCCAATATTTTCTTTTTTAATATGATGTACATCTGCATGCGGATGAAAAATACCTTGAGGATACTGTTCTGTCGTTCGGTTATTCCGCAAGACAAGATCTAATTCATATTTGTCCTTACGTTTTCTAGCAATTGGCGTAATGGTATTATGCGGCGTTTGCTCCGTAAAAGCTTGAATATCCGCTGATTCATCCGAATAATCTTTCCATGAGGCTAAAATGTCATCTGCTGCTTCTACTAAATCAGTACTATTGCTTCCCACTAAACGAATAACGGATAATGGCCAATGTAGGACAGCACAATGCAATCTTGGATACTTTCTCCACGAAAAGGAAAATGCTTCTTTCGCATTCATCATAGCAAATTCATACTTCCCTGCCTGATAATGATCATGACTTAAGATAGATCCACCAACGATTGGTAAATCTGCATTGGAGCCAATAAAATAATGCGGGAATATATCTATAAATGCTAAGAGCCGTTTGAATGTTTGCTGATCGATTTTCATATTCCGATGTTCTCCAGCTAGTAATATACTATGCTCATTATAATATACGTACGGAGAATATTGAAAAAACCACATCTCGTCATGTAAAGGTACTCTTATCATGCGGTGATTTGCCCGAGCTGGATGATCTATTCGCCCAGCATAGCCTTCATTCTCTATACATAATAGACATTTCGGATACGTCACATTTTTAACATTTTCCCGCTCTAGCTTCATTTGCTCTGGATCTTTTTCCGGTTTGGATAAATTAATCGTAATATCCATCGTCCCATAAGCCGTGTCCACCTTATAGCTTATGTTTTTCGCAATTCGATTCATTTGAATATAGTTACTATTTTTTGATAAAGCATAAAAGTAATTCGTAGCTTCTATTGGTGATTGCTTATACTTTTCATAAAATGTCTGGTTAATTTCTGAAGGGCGCGCGATAAGACAATTCATGATATGAGCCGTCAGTATTTCTTTTTCACTTAAAACGTTGCGAATAATTTCATGCTCCAATGCATATTCAATCAAATGCTCTACTAAATTTGGGATGGAAGTATCTCTTGCTGGTACTACTCCATCTGGATATGCCTCTAATTGCAAGACATTCATAATTTGGTTCCTAGCATATACTTTGTCAGCTTGTGCAATCATTTCTGTGGTACCTGCTTTTTCAATAAGTCCTGCTAAATAGGGATACACCATCCTTCATCACTCCTTTAAGGTCCATATTCTACAATTTCACATAACATCCAACTAGGAAAGCACACACGCTCTTAACCCTGCACCAATAATGCCTTGGTGATTGTTCAGCTTACTAATCTCCATATTTTCTAGGATATGGATTTGTTCAGCAAGCAAATACGTTTGGAGTTTTACTTTGATTAGCTCTAATAACCAAGGATTATGGGTAACTACACTTCCTCCAAAAACAATTTTATTTGGATCTAACAAACTACTGACAGTATAGACACCCTGTGTTAGAACAAATACCATTTCTTCTATCAACTGCTGTGCTTCTTCATCACCTGTCAAATAGTTAGCAAAAATATCTTTCGTTATGACCTGATCATCTGCATATATCTTTCTTGCCTGTAGTTGCATTGCTGGTCCTGAAGCAGCATTTTCCAATCTTTGTAAGGCTTCGCTGTTTAATTTAGAATAAACTGGAATTAAACCTAATTCCCCAGCAAAACCAGCACCACGAATAAATTCACCATCTTGAATAATAGAACAGGAAATACCAGTACTAATTGTGATATAAACAAGCAATTCTTGATTAGCCATTTCCGCTTTTTTCCACTCTGCAAACGCAGCCATATACACATCATTATCAATGGCAATTTTGTCAATACCGATTGCTTTTTGGAGTCGTTCCATAAATGGAAAGTTATCCCAGGGTAAATTATTCTGATAAACAGCAATCCCTCGCTCACGATCTACCTTCCCCGGGACACCTGCGCCAATGCCATATATTTCATGTTTTGGAATACTAGAATGGTCTAGCAGCTGTTCTACACATTGCACAACTTTAGCAAACATCGTTTCCTTATTTGTAGGATCACTGCTCACTTTTACCTGTTGAATTAAATTGCCATATTCATTTACAATTCCTGCCGCCACTTTTGTTCCGCCAATGTCAATCCCAATGCTGTATTTCATCCTTATCCTCACCTTTACAACACATGGCTTAAGTTACTCTTTATAGATAAACTTAGATATCGCCAATTCTTATGGCAAAAGCCGTCGTTTTGCTTATACTATAAACCTTAAAATTTTTATATTTTCTATAGTCCAAGAACGAAGCCTGCTTTTTTAATCTTCCGCACACAGAGTAAAGACTGCACTACTCCTTTATACAAATTTCCGATTATAGTTCCATAGTAAAAATAAAAGACCTGTTAAGCCAATAAGTTGAAGAAATAGTTCAAATTTGCCAACGGTTTGTTGTCCATAAAATATGAGAAACAGACAAAATAGAAAGAAAACAACCTTGACAACTACAAAAATTTTATCCTTCATGTGTAGTCCTCCCATATGATTTCGCTTGCTTCTAACTCAACTTGACGTTTGTTTCCATCGCCATCATAAACATTGGTAACTTGTTTTTCGGTAGAGTTATTAATAATGGCATATTTTTTCACTTCTGGGTATGCATGTACTTCACAGTGCACATTTGAAGCAAACCATTTTCTCATTTCTTCTTCTTTATGAGCTGCATAATACATGGCACGTAATAATAATCTCGTATTCTCATGACTATACGGTAAACCTGCGATATATACGGCTCTCCCCTTTCCAAAACCGGAGCTAGCAAGATGAACACCATCATTAGAATATTCGATAATTTCTGTCGCCTCGTTTAATGCAAAGATATACTCCATGCTTTCACCAAAATCAAATGCAGTCATATCTTCAGCAATAAAATGATTCTCGATTACTTCTGTAAAATATTTATTCGTCGATAAGCTAAAGCCTAATTCTTTATCTAATCCAAAAACATTAGCAAGCTGAAA
It encodes:
- a CDS encoding DUF6903 family protein, with amino-acid sequence MKDKIFVVVKVVFFLFCLFLIFYGQQTVGKFELFLQLIGLTGLLFLLWNYNRKFV
- the galT gene encoding UDP-glucose--hexose-1-phosphate uridylyltransferase, with translation MVYPYLAGLIEKAGTTEMIAQADKVYARNQIMNVLQLEAYPDGVVPARDTSIPNLVEHLIEYALEHEIIRNVLSEKEILTAHIMNCLIARPSEINQTFYEKYKQSPIEATNYFYALSKNSNYIQMNRIAKNISYKVDTAYGTMDITINLSKPEKDPEQMKLERENVKNVTYPKCLLCIENEGYAGRIDHPARANHRMIRVPLHDEMWFFQYSPYVYYNEHSILLAGEHRNMKIDQQTFKRLLAFIDIFPHYFIGSNADLPIVGGSILSHDHYQAGKYEFAMMNAKEAFSFSWRKYPRLHCAVLHWPLSVIRLVGSNSTDLVEAADDILASWKDYSDESADIQAFTEQTPHNTITPIARKRKDKYELDLVLRNNRTTEQYPQGIFHPHADVHHIKKENIGLIEVMGLAVLPARLKQELAEIESYLLHGQQQVAEHHSVWADNLKKQYPDVQTTEEAREIVRKEVGNTFVRILQDAGVFKDNQSFHRFLQVFINE
- a CDS encoding ROK family protein encodes the protein MKYSIGIDIGGTKVAAGIVNEYGNLIQQVKVSSDPTNKETMFAKVVQCVEQLLDHSSIPKHEIYGIGAGVPGKVDRERGIAVYQNNLPWDNFPFMERLQKAIGIDKIAIDNDVYMAAFAEWKKAEMANQELLVYITISTGISCSIIQDGEFIRGAGFAGELGLIPVYSKLNSEALQRLENAASGPAMQLQARKIYADDQVITKDIFANYLTGDEEAQQLIEEMVFVLTQGVYTVSSLLDPNKIVFGGSVVTHNPWLLELIKVKLQTYLLAEQIHILENMEISKLNNHQGIIGAGLRACVLS